From the Lathyrus oleraceus cultivar Zhongwan6 chromosome 3, CAAS_Psat_ZW6_1.0, whole genome shotgun sequence genome, the window caaattgatctatgactatcaataacaggattgtgattgttatggttttcacacaattgggtttatgattgcatcatctaggactagtaacttttgtaaaccaccgcaaaccttgatattgttaatgattaaaaccaatgattaattgaatggacatttgagtaagaattggtagttcaatagtttcttccttaaggacttaaggaagaacattctgaggttaggtaattgaatgttgcatatgtattaaggaaatcttgactgaattcataactggttaaatcaaccacttcccctagcatattttatattaatcaattatattttactgtctgttgtgtttattgttaaaattccaaaacaaccaaaccactatctttttgttctgatagaatcaaagtaaaataagtatttcctacgcaatccctgagatcgatacttggaaataaaactccttattactacatcggtaaaaatagtacacttgctatttttccgatcaatagccaaatgattatatgagctgtggaacaattggtcacacaacgcatctatttataagacaaaaaaggcattttatgagggagtcgccaattgaattggcgactactcttaaaacctacacataggcgccaattggattggcttgggcacctgccctagccaatccaattggcgcctccattcaagttttaagaagagtcgccatatgaacaaatttcatgttcatcaaaaatccatttgaaacttggtagctcatcattcatttcaaaacattataggtcattttgacagaaaccctaattttgggtcaagttcgcaaggacctaactcactcattttaattattttgaggtgggaccaagtgcattgcaaaatttgatatgtctacttcaaatgttatgttggataaaatttcataactctaaaagaaacacatgcgataatacaaaatattataggtcagataatagttgaaaaactcagaagtccaacttcaactgcccataactttctcataaaaaatccaaatgatgcaaaatttatgtccaaattcattgtcttgaaaagatctacaactttcatgttggaggttttgtcatttgaggctttctTAAGGGAatcgccaattgaattggcgtctcctcttaaaacttacacataggcgccaattggattggctagggcacctgccctagccaatccaattggcggtgccctagccaatccaattggcgcctccattcaagttttaagaggagtcgccaattcaattgacgcctcctcctaaaagtggggtagattgggaatattgctgaaaagtggggtattttgggatttttttcGAAAAATTGGGTTATCAACCCCAAATCCTTGCCCGTTTCTTTAGCTATGAGATAGTATATCATGATATTTAGGGGctttattttaaattttttaaagaatGATATGAATATCTAAAAAGTATAAATAAATTGTTTAAATAATGAAAGAgtatataataatataaaaaattacGTTGAGTCTATTTAAGAAAATTCAAATAAGTGTGATGAATATGGATGCTATTGTATATCACTTATTTTCTTAAAGAGATGAAACAAACCCAAATAACTTGTCAACTTCATCTGAATCAAAGtcaaaaaaataaatttaattcaaAATTAGAAAGTACAAACATTCACCCAAATAACATACTGAATTCAATATTAAAGTATTTCATTCCACCAATTTAAATAGAAGTACTACATGATTTATGTCATACTAGTACAAATTAAAGAATTATAAGGATATTAGATATATGGACAGAAATAGAGAGAATACAAAATCTACACAAAACATTACAACCAATAATGTAGACGTAGTGTATGGACTAAGTCAAATGCTCCAACAATAATGCCAACCATTGTCTCAGTCTCAGCCACCACAGCCGCCACCTCCACACCCTCCACCACCGCCGCATCCTCCTCCACCCCCTCCATGTCCCCCGTCACCATGTCCACCACCGTCCCCTCCATGATGACCATGATTTCCATCTGAAGTTGTGTCAACAGGAGTACTTGCTATAGCTGCGGTCATAAAAACCATGTTACCATCTTTGGCACCACCATCACTTCTGAATTTTGCGACGCTAGCTTTTGAGGCATGGGTGGCATGAAATCCATTACTGTTCTTGTTTATGTTGTTATCGTCTCTTCTCTTTCCACGTGGACAGCAAAAGTTTCCCATGTAGATGTTGTTGGCTCAAGTCTTTGTTTTCTATACAACTTTATTGCTCTTGATATATATAAAAATTTATAGTCAACAAGCGTGTTTCCAAGAAAAATTCAATGGAGTTCTAGGTAGTTAATGTTGGAATTATTCGCAATCCATGTGACGTACGTTATACTCCTTAGGTTTACAAtaaattaaagttttaaaatatAGCAATACAATATTACAAATTGGGCTAAACATAAAAAAAGTATGATAAAACTGCAAAGAAATAAGGAATGCTACTTTATAAATATAAAAGATAACTATAAGTGGGTACCTAATTAATCCTCTTAAATATTCAACTTCCAACCACCAAATTCTTGATTCCAACAAAATATTCTTATATCAAATTCTTTAGACCCCCTTAATGCTAAAGTTGATGCATTATTCCAAGAATTTGATAAAATGAGTCTAAGCAATGTAACCCCTTTTGTTCCAACATGTGAAATATATGGAATCGTTGGCCATAATGGTATTGATTTCGAAATAATGTTAGTTAGAAGGACCAACAAAGAAAAATGTTAACTATATTAACAATACCCAAAGAAGAAATCATTGCTCCAACACCTATAATTTTGGATGAAGAGACCATCATAATATATTTTATATAAGAACATTTTTCCCAATTTGTAGAAAATCCTCTCTAACAAGCCGTTGGTCCATCTGGACTTCAAGGATAAAATGATGCTAACGTTCCGAAAAAGTCCAACCTCGAAATCATGATTGAGAATTTTTCCATGGCTCAACTAAGAAAATTTAAAATCAGAACTTGAATACCAATGAAGTCCTTAGACAATTAGTGTCTAAGGTTGATTCAATGACCACACAAAACAAAATTACGAAGACTCAAATCTCCCTAGTGGTACAAAAACAAACCTCATCATTTGTTCCTCTTAGAACATTTCCTACAAAACCTTGACCTAATCCAAAGGAGCATTTGAATGTTATTACTATAAGGAATAGAAAACAACAAAAAGGACACTATTGTAAAAGATAAGAGAAAAATAAATGAGAATGAAAAAATTCAACCTCCACTTATCCCTTTTCTGCAATGATTTTCTAATGTAAAAATTAAAGACCAATTTAAGAAATTTGTAGATGCTCTACCTCAGATGTCGTCATATGACAATTTTTTTAAAGAGCTTGTTTTTAATAAACAAAAACTAAGAGAATGAAACAGTGGCACTAACTACCTACTACAGTGCCATAATTTAAAACAAATTGCAACATAAGCTACAAGATCCTAGGAGTTTCTCAATCTCCTATACAATTGGAACCATGAGTTTTGAGAGGGTCTTGTGTCATCTAAGGCAAAGTGTGAGGTTAATTCTCATATAAATCTTTAAGAAGCTTGAATTTGGTGAGATAAACATGTCTCTAAAATTAATAGATCGGTCAATAAAATATCATTATGAGATTTTAGAGGATGCACCCATAGGAATAATACACATAACGGAAATAGAGGAAGAGTTACAACTCCCCGTTATTTTAGGGAGAAATTTTCTCATGACTGCTCAAGCCATCACAAAAGTTAAGCGGAGTAAACTAGTCTTTAAAGTGGAAGATGAAAATATCGAATTCCAACCACTTAAATTCTTGAAAAATCCATCATTTGAGGATTTTTGTTGCAAAATTGACGTAATTTATCATTGTGTTAAAGAATTATCGTAACACCCTAAACCCCTAGCACTTATTTTATAAAAACATGCAGATAATTTACTAAAAAATAGGGTGTCACATTTTCTCGGCAGAAACACCTTTCTCAATTATCATATTATAGCAGCGGAAATAAAAAATAACAATTCAACTTTAATTGTCTCGTAAGTTAAAACCAATTTCATTTCAAATCATAAAAGAAATATTTCAAACAAAAAGGTAACCCTCCCAAGTGTTACACTATCATAGCAAAAAACAGAAAACTAAAATAAACTCAAAAGCAATAAATGACGAAGAAGGTCACTATGACATCCTCCCAAAACACAACACATGCATAAAGaacaacacaaacaaacaaacacgGAGCGAGAATACATGTATATGTTAGTGGTGTATAAAACAACAGGGATAGTGCATTAATATCAATAATTAATCACATAAATCATCCACAACAATAATCAATCACAAATGCGATTATGCATGCAATGTATTCATCTTCTCTACTCCAATGCATGTGGTAGCAAGGTTTTGGATATTCGAGGTATGTTGCTGATTTATCCACTCGTCATTGGTTCCTCTCTGAATATGATACCTCTCGGAACCATTAAAATCGTCACTGGTTCCTCTCTGTACCTGGTTCCTCTATGAATCATCAAAATAGTCACTAGTTCCTCTGTGAACTTGAGCCTTATCATTGGACCAAAGTCCTATCTATCTTCGATAtacatgatgcatgaatgcaacaaacaaaTTCAATACTCTTCTCAAAACCTCTAACACTAATAATTATCACTAAATCCTCTCTGAACCTAAAATTCAGCATAATTATTGTCAATACAAAGCCATATCAATGGTTCTACTGAACCAAAAATGTCTCAGGCATAACTCAACACTTTTCCTCCTCATGAGGCATTAAACATAAAACTTATCATTATAATTATAATGAATAGTTTTCTCATCAAGACTCATCAAACATAATGAAACAGTCCGCAAAGTTAGAACCATTCACTAATTAACTAAGTCAACCCACTAAATTCACACATTTAAACATCTTGAAACATCCCAAGAAGATAGTCTTATGTGTTATATTTTTAAGGCtttgtgtaagaacaaaaattgttctacaacagattccttgattttgatgataacaaaggatgaaaccaaaaatggcaccctaacgaaaagtttctaagtgtgcagggttctaaagaaagaagaaacaaatctgatgatgtcatcagatgcacaacaagatcagatacaaattatcaagtatcagaagcatctaaagtggaatctcgtttcaagaagctctgactctggacaaaactgcaaagtatcagaagcatctgaacatgaagtaaagtctagaagctctgattctggagaaacgttatcagcgccatctgaactctcaagagatcaacatcagaagcaagattccaagattctccagaaacacaaatactctgattatggatttgctaatcatgaaagagtaacgtttaagccaagttaaagttctgcaaatggatttcctcaattagaaagagacgttaatctcctcttccaagagagaagatactacttgtggtaagtagtcacttctaaaagaaaaagtctcctgcagaagctatttatggaatggcgtaattacatcttattatccaccagattcaactctacttcaactctatttcaacactacttcaactcctatataaatagagaagaaatcaactttcagcaagcaagaaatcaactagccaaaactatactgaattattttacgctcaagaaaatcatctttgttttcaaagaatttcactaagcttttgcttatcaagtgaaaaatctgttcttaaatttgtaatacttgcttaactagaagcactctagattacatatcttgtatcttttatttgtttgatttcctcaagtgactctttgtagtctgtagacttgagaggactaagagattttcttctctcttaggggttgtttgtaatctttcaagattagtggattaagtccttgttgaaggcgaaatcaccttggccgggtggactggagtagctttgtgttataagcgaaccagtataaaatcattgtgtgatttttATTTCGAAAAGagcttatttttcaaacaattcaaaccccccctttcttgttttttctcaccttcaattggtatcagagctccggctctgttattgattttctaatcaaacacttaaccgtgtagagagatccagtacgagaaaaacaatggcccactcaaatgagaaagattcttacaatgccaagcctcctgtttttgatggagaaaagtttgattactggaaagatagaatcgaaagtttctttctgggttatgatgctgacctctgggacattgtcacagatggatacaaacctccagtcttaaatggagctgaagttcccagaagcaaaatgtcagaagatcagaaacgtgatttcaagaatcaccacaaggccagaacaatacttctaaatgctatatcatacaacgaatacgaaaagatcaccaacagagagacggctaaagatatacttgactctctgaagatgacccatgaaggaaactcccaagtcaaggagacgaaggctctggcgctgatccagaaatatgaagccttcaagatggaagatgacgaagctatagaagctatgttttccagattccaaactcttattgcaggtcttaaagtgcttgacaaaggatacacgactgcagatcatgttaagaagatagtcagaagtctgccaaagaaatggagaccaatggttactgctctgaagttatcaaaggatctgaacaatatcagccttgaagaacttgttagctctctcagaagtcatgagatagaactagaggaggatgagcctcagaaaagaaacaagtcagtggcgctgaagtccagacctgaaagacggaagtcagacagaaccaaagctctccaggcagaaactgcagatactgacgactctgaacctgaagactctgatgatgaagaagaactgtccttactaaccagaagagttaagcaactctggaaaagaaggaacaacaacaacttcagaagatcaagacccagaggggatagatcagagtcaacttcaaaaggtaaacctaataaagatattacctgttttgaatgtaaagaaacaggtcattacagaaatgaatgccccaagctgaagaaagacaaccctagaaaagaaagcttcaagaagaataccttcagaacaaagaaaggactaatggccacctgggacgatagtgaatcaggatcatcagaatctgactctgatgaacaagccaacgtagcacttatggctaccacatccagcagctcagatgaagaatctgaagaggtattttctgaactttctagatctgacttagaatcatgtttatcagaaactcttacctctcttcagaaattaaaacaaaaagttaaaagcattaaaggccttcttaaagcaaaatctgaagaatgtagtaaacttgagacaacaattctagcacaagaagatactatcagatctttaacgttagaaagagatggagctaaaaccaaaagcttagaattagaagaagcgttgtctcaagcaccacaaacttcaaatgaaattatttataaatatgaagaagcctttcaaaaatttctgaagaatggaatagataggagtattatggcatccatgatttatggagtaagtcagaataataaaaggggaattgggtatgattctgaggaagATGAAACTTCTACtagtaaccaaattaaatcgcctttttcatatcactacacacacacataagaacacaaatttaaaaatgctagaagacccaacgttgtaagaaactctgggaaaactaatctgaaaggacccaagagattctgggtaccgaaagataagatcatctatgttgcagatatcctatgcagcaaagttcagacaccaatcatggtacctagactctggatgctcgcgacatatgacgggaagaaagtctatgttccaaagcctggaacttaaagacgttggatttgtaggcttcggaggagatcagaaaggaaggatcagaggctccggaactattggtaatggtactcttccctctatatctgatgttctttatgtagaaggattaatgcataacttgttatccataagtcaattaagtgataacggttatgatgtaatctttaatcaaaaaacgtgtaaagccattagtcagaacgatggctctgtccttttcacaggcaagaggaaaaacaacatttataaaataaatctttctgatttaaaagatcaaaacgttaaatgtttaatgtcagttcacgaagagcaatgggtatggcatagacgcttaggccacattagcatgagaaaactttctcagctaactaaacttgagttagtcagaggcctgcctaaactgaagttttcttcagatgctctgtgtgaagcttgccagaaaggaaagttttcaaaaacatcttttaaaaagaaaaatgttgtttctacctctaagcctctggagcttcttcacattgacttatttggtcctgtgaaaacagcatcagtcaatggaaagaagtatggactagtaatcgttgatgattacagccgctggacatgggtaaaattcctaaagcacaagagtgagtctcactctgtattcaccagtttctgttctaaagtgcaaaaagaatttgactctaaaattgttagagtcagaagtgatcatggtggagaatttgaaaataaagattttgaagaattatttgactctaatggaatatcccatgatttctcctgccctagaactccacaacaaaatggagttgtagagaggaagaataggacactccaggagatggccagaaccatgatcaat encodes:
- the LOC127131163 gene encoding glycine-rich protein DOT1, giving the protein MGNFCCPRGKRRDDNNINKNSNGFHATHASKASVAKFRSDGGAKDGNMVFMTAAIASTPVDTTSDGNHGHHGGDGGGHGDGGHGGGGGGCGGGGGCGGGGCGG